The Raphanus sativus cultivar WK10039 chromosome 2, ASM80110v3, whole genome shotgun sequence DNA segment gtaaaaataataaaatatataatattaataaattacattttaaaatataaaatttaactttcaaaaaattcatCATTACACATGATGCaagaaaacacctagattaataattgtgacatgactactaaaattgatgacatgttttaaagattaacatgacatggacaattatatttaatgttaatttatattttcggtaaaaaaatttaaaatatggtaataactcatatattacatttattgtcgatttatatttttggactttttaaaaatatggtaataactcataaatcatcattaaaataaatatattcaattatggcatttcaaatttcgaaatatcttttaaataaaaaatatttcaaaactatatacatatttttagaaaattataaaaattgaataataaaatcaaattaaatcgtaaaatcattagtttcttatatatatctatagatattataaatctttttaattttaatttttgacaattatgcaattttacatatttatttaatatatttaattaaaataaatagatagaaaaatctacctaagattataattttaaatatatacatgcacattcttaaatataattcaaaataaacaaaattgtttttatcttaattttaatgttcagttaaatcaaatttgtattaaaatattgataagaaaaagaaaatttataatattaataaaaaatttagacatttttctataagataataatatttctagaatataaaagattgattatacataaacaaaatttatttgtatttttcttcatatttttccaaaaacataaaaaaaacagaaaatatctatcaaattttaaaatatagacttatatattttatcaaaaacatatataaattatacataaatatatttatgaacctaaggtaaactaaaaaaaatgtaattagcaaaatcattttattttagtctaattataacaaaatattatgattaaaaaacGATATATCCCAATATACCAAATGCACGTaatgaaatcaaattaaaatatgaacaatTAAACCAACCAATTATTATGACGTATCTATTTTGCATATGTTCATATACgtgaataaattttcaatattttacaagttatgtttattaatgaatatctgatttacatttttctatttttctaaaataagatatatcaaattatacaaaattttatgaaatatatttacaaatataagagGATAAACTGAATTACCTACTAATACGATAATTTTAACCTAATGAGAAAAATCATCATTAATTTAACCGTCTATATAcaactcaaaataaaaaaaaagtttaaataatacaaaatatcatacttaaaacataaatatatttaatacaattttttatacgtacaaataaaagattacttaaaacatataaacaaacaaagtaaaatacttatttgtaaatatttatttccgtgcatgagcacgggagaatcacctagtatcattataaattttaacacattaatattaaaagtaaaatcactatcaaatattcttttgCAATTATCTTTTGTCTATGATTTATGCTTCAATAATTATGCTTCAACACTataggaaaattactattagataatatttataataagatttttaatAAGATTTGTTTCTGTTaatatcttagtatatatatttttaattatgagataaataaacacatgtcgcaatcttaaAAATTATTGACACGTGTCgtgatcatgttaattaataattttgaaaaccaagctttatataataagatattgctatatgttTTTCATGTCAGTATAGGGCTGGGTAAAAAAACCGGAATCCAAAATATCGTACTGATTCCGATCTAAAATACCATATCTGAagcgaaattgattaaatattcaaatcattcaaaattttggtatttagaaaaTTGAAACTGAATCCGATCCAAATCAAAGTATTTCGGATACCTgaatgtatctgaaatagatttatatacttatatatatattaattattttcgatttaatgtatataaaaatattcagaatatatatggtattttaaagttggtttaaatatttgaaaatatatttgaaaaaattgcAGATATGAAGTATTGTCAACCAAAGTTGAGATTTGTCTCGCAAAAGCAGAGATCATCACTTGGGCCTCCCTTGAATATAGCAAAGGGCAAGCTCTTCTGCCTAAACCCAATGTTGCATCAGGTTCCTTTTACCTTGCAACCTTTTTATTTCCACACTgatgtttattttttctattcGAAACCACAATTGTACTTCCTTAAATAACTGACCTCTGGAAGCATCGTAGCCTATTGGTTAAGGTTTAAAGACTTCTACACCCAGGTCTGGGGTTCGAACCCCAGATTATGCAATTTCTTGCAGATAAATAcaggtttcaagtcccggagagagcggtttattaaacaattatgcAGATTACGGAAGAAATGCTTATAAGAGATCTACAACATGATGCAAGTTAACCTAGTTAGGCGTACCCATCTTCCAAGCCTGGAAAAGACTGGGACAAGTTGGAAGCTGAAGTGAAGAAGCAGGTTCCTCTTTTAGACCCAGAAGCTTTGCATCacgttattttattatattatttctgCTCATTGCTTTCGAATGTGCAGGAGAAGGATGAGAAGCTAGATGGAGATGCAGCaatgtacccatcttccaagcCTGGAAAAGACTGGGACAAGTTGGAAGCTGAAGTGAAGAAGCAGGTTCCTCTTTAGACCCAGAAGCTTTGCAtcactttattttattatattatttctgCTCATTGCTTTTGAATGTGCAGGAGAAGGATGAGGAGCTAGATGGAGATGCAGCAATGAACAACTTTTTCAGCGATATATACCAGAGTGCTGATGAGGACATGAGGCGAGCCATGAACAAATCATTTCTGAGCTAATCAGTCTCTCTCTTTTGGTTTAACAACTTATCTTTGTTCTTTTGACTGACTATATATCTAACTCGGGGGTTTTTGGGTTTGACAGGCAGAGTCTAATGGGACAGTGCTGTCTACAAACTGGAAAGAGGTTGGGACTAAAAAAGTGGAGAGCACTCCCCCAGATGGTATGGAGCTCAAGAAGTGGGAATATTGATCTTCTTAAAATCCTCTTTTCTGGCTTTGTCAAAAATTCGGACAAATATTTGAACTTCaaagtttcttttggtttttgCTATAATTTGTCTCTTCGTTCTTGTGTTGTGGTCTGATTCTATTAGAAAAGCTCGCAAGGTTgtcatttacttttttttttttttctgtcaacagATTTTCATGACATTCTTGCATTGTGATCTTAAGTTAGATGTATAAACCCAATTTTCGTTTGAAAAATGTTGTCACCATTACAAAATATCTAACACAACAAAACCTTGCTTCAATAAAACAAATCAATCTAGCAAAAACAACCTGCCTTGCCTCGATCACCTAGTTGACCTTATATTGAACCCATTGGCTTCAGTCTTCTCTCGATTCCCCCCTCATATGAAGGTCTTAACCACCTCTTCCTCCCTGCAAAAGAAGTTAACATATTAACCTGGTATCTATCTATACATGAAAACCGATAAAACCATGTGCTAATATGATGGGAATAAATcactatgatgatgatgatatcatgTTTTGGGatgcaaattttttttcaagGATAAAAACTAATAGCACGAAGTTGAGATTGCTTGCAGTAAGTTAAATATTGTAAAGGGTTGAGATGTATTATCATCAACAATATCCTACTCTCTGAAAAAGagcaattttaatatttttccttgttacacaaaaaaatatcattttagaaTTGGAATAcaattttcagtttaatattaatttcaaatGTATTGATTTTATAGATAATCTTATTTAACTCAAATAATGTGgttgaataaatttaattaataaaacctTAAATTCATATCAATCATtctcttaatatatgtgaaaaatatcaaattgacattttttttgCAAAACAGATGGAGTAAAAACCCAATTTGTAAGGGGTTATATTTTTTAACGTAATGTtcacttttcttttttgatcaaTGTAATGTTCACTAtcaaaaactctttctattagATAGAACTATTCAAATAACAAGTTCAGATCAACCTTCTTTGATTTTTGGATAACATAATgaacaaaatccaaaaaagtaattaaaacCCAGATTTATAAAAGgttatagtttataaaaaaaactcaatgtCCACAAAAACAAGTGTAAATcaaatttctttgtttttatagaaaaaaaaaccaaaattgtttGAAACAAAAAACTACAACATATTAGCATTTGttgttatagaaaaaaaatccaaaattgtttgaaacaaaaaacataCAACATATTAGCAACGTACAAGTTGTGAATCATGCAGAGGCACATACATTTAGAGATTTTTAGGTTTTGAATCTTGATTTTCCTTAAATAGATGTGATTACTATTGTCACCGAATAcgtgagagagagaagatgagtGCTCTAGTCGCTGGCTGTTTGAGAAAGAAGATGATTGCTCTATCGTACGAGATCTAGGTTAtggttatttttagttatttacaattattgactttattatatttgtaaagCTAAACGTGAAAAGTAGCACCGAAAATAAGGTAAAACTAGATGGTTGTCCTCGAAATCGcggatataaatattgtatgaaatatatattatgtatacaatatcataaattttgaataataattagaaatattatcaaataatttgaaaattagtcGTAAAGTTCCCATAAATTTGatgtaaaacataaattatgaaTATCTAGTAATAACAAACCTTTGTcgaattatatatgtaattatgaCATTAAATTCTCCAACACATATTATGCATCTTCTTTGGCCTATTCTTATTTTTCTCGTTatcattcttttcttttattaattgtttttaatgttttcctaattttttacatatttttttgccaaatatttagttttctcTCTAAATAGTAACACAACATACAACCAATGAtgcaaaaaaaatcttataattcTTTGCAATTATAGCATTACCTTATTCACTATATTATTTGACTTAAAtgcaaaacattttttaaacatatatggACATTATaagatattaataattattatagatacagctatattttatatgaatatgAACTCATTATATCGATTTCTATAAATTGCtttcttttcattatttttagtatataaatataaaaagaattgaTCAAACATTATGACATTTCAATGAATTTGAAAATTAtctaagattaattattatatgtaatatCATTTAGGTTATTTGGAAAGTCATAATAATAagttttacaattaatttttatgtatgatctaattaaaatcattaaaaaaattgttcattatattatatagtttataaatataaaaataattattaaaatgttactattctttatataatttcaatagTTAGTTATCATAAATCGTTATTTGTAatataatttagattatttGGCAAGTGACATTAATTTTttctagatttattttttatttaaaatatataaaaaaaaaattatccaccaacaaattataacaattttcttaagatttcaaaaatgatcaaaatgtaaACCAAAATACTTAAGTGACTTCTCATTTCATATATAGgagaatttattttttataaatgttttataaactcatataaatcatttaaaattaagaaaataattttgtaagctatgatagataattttataaatgtattaaactttttataaatgaCTTATAAGATATATGgacattataaaattaattatcatAATTCTTTACTTAAGAATATAGTGGTTTATCTAAGAATATGAAATCAATATATCGATTTATATAAATTGTGTTCTACTAATtatttagtatataaatataaaaagaattaatcaaaaattattaaactttcTATAATTCTGACAATTAGttacaataaattattatttgtaatattatttagaCTATCTGTTAAGTGATATTAATTAGTTCTAAAATTACCTTTTATACATctcattaaaataataaaatattgaatatgCCTCAACTAgtcaaaatataacatttttttcaaaactctCTCTATGATACCAAAACTAAAGTTACTTAAGTgacttctcatttaatatacattgaaacctctataaattaataatgttgggactacaccaaaaatatttttttaaaattaatttatagaaatattaatttatcgagatactaattgaaccaaaaactcaatttgagactatgaaattatattagtttatggaaatttttagtgtatattaatttatcgaatattaatttacaGAGGTTCTATTGTATACGATGATTGAATATTTGTCaacaaatcaaattataacaatgTTTTTTCAAAACTCTTTTTATGACTGACACCTAAGAAAAAGTCAATTAAGTGATTTTTCATTTAACATATAGGAGTTTTAcatcttattaaaataattaaatattgaaTATCTctcaaccaatcaaattataacaattttttttcaaaactctCTCTATGATTGTCACCTAAAAAACCACTTAATTgacttctcatttaatatataggaggatcataattctct contains these protein-coding regions:
- the LOC108832543 gene encoding protein SGT1 homolog B-like → MYPSSKPGKDWDKLEAEVKKQEKDEELDGDAAMNNFFSDIYQSADEDMRRAMNKSFAESNGTVLSTNWKEVGTKKVESTPPDGMELKKWEY